TAACGCAAAATATTTTGTATTCGATCATGCTCCCCAGCCTGCCGAAATCCGTTGTATGACGCAGATTACCAAGCTGGGTACTCTTGAGATCTACAAACGCAATGACTTCTAAGCGCGTATTTATCCTGATCCCTTCCTACAATGAGGCCAACGTAATTCGAAAAACGATAGCCTCGTTGAAGGGCCCTTACGAAATTGTTCTGATCGATGATGCGTCGACTGATAATACGAGCCAGGTAGTAGCCGGGTTGCCCATTTATTATTTGCGGCACACGGTCAACCTAGGACAGGGGGCCGCGTTACAGACCGGAATGACCTTTGCTTATCAGCAGGGAGCCGATATTGTGGTCCACTTCGACGCCGATGGTCAGCATAATCCGAACGATATACCTCGGTTTATCGACGAACTGGAGCGTCGAAAACTGGATGTCGTGCTGGGATCCCGGTTTCTGCTTCGTGAAGATCGCGTGTCGGTGCCCGCGTTTAAACAGGTGATTCTGAAAGTAGCGACGCTGATCAATGGCATCATTACGGGACTTTGGCTAACGGATGCTCATAACGGATTCCGGGTGATGAACCGGCGGAGCCTGGGCCTGATTCGCTTGAAGGAAAATCGGATGGCGCATGCTACTGAAATCCTGGCTGAAATTTATCGACACAAATTGAACGTCGTCGAAATGAGTACGCATATTACCTATACCGACTACAGCAAAGCCAAAGGTCAGTCCTGGACGAATTCGCTGAATATTCTGTTCGATCTGTTTGTCAATCGTTACTTACGCTCATGAACGCTGTCGGTTTGCTTACCCCCATTCAGCTCCTGCTGATCGTTCTGCTGGGGCTGCTGTTCATTGCTTCCCTTCGCGTATTTAAGGATCGGCTGTATTTGCGGGTTCTGTTTATGCTAGGGCTGACGGCCGCCGTCGTCTTTATTGTGTATCCGAGTCTTACCGTTTATCTGGCGTTGCTGGTAGGGGTAGGGCGTGGGGTCGATCTGATTTTTTATTTACTGTTTCTGGTCATCATTTTTGCGCTGATTTCGATGTATCGCCGAATCCTTCGACTCGACGAAACGCTTACAAATATCATTCGCAAAGAAGCTCTGCGCGATGGCAAAAAGCTAAACTGATGCCATGAAAGTTCTGATTGCCAGTTTTACCTTCCCACCCGAAGAGAATGGTGTTTCGTTTGTCGCCTATCAGCACGCACTGGGCCTGCATAAGGCTGGGTACGAAATCGAAATAGCGACCAGCCGACAGGCAAACCGGGTTCATGAACAATGGCCCATGTTTCGCATTCATGAGTTTGCTGTATCGGGCAATGGCGTGTGGGTACGCCCGTTTCGGGGCGAAATCGAAGCCTATCGCCAATTCCTGACCGAATTTGATGGTGACGTTATTTTCTTTCATGCCTGGGAGTCCTGGCCGCTCGAATTAGCGGTTGACGTGTTACCTCAGATACGGGCCAAAACGGTTGTGGTAAGTCACGGCCTGTCGTTTACCTGGCGTCCGCCCGGCCTGAGTGGCTATCTGCGCTGGCTGGTTTTTCAGCCGTATGGATTTTCCTTCCGAAAAAAACTGTCCCAATTCGACCATCGGGTTTTTCTGACGCAGAAGGTTGATAAAATTCGGTTCTACGATCACTACCTGGCCCAGCAGCAGGGCATTCAGGACTATACAGTTATCCCAAACGGGCCGAGTCTACAGAATACACCTTTGCCAGCGGGCAAAACCTTCCGGGAAACGTATCAGATCGCTCCCCGGCGTGTGATTTTATGTGTGTCGAATTATTATCCGACTAAAGGCCAGCATGATTTACTAGCCGCTTTTCTGGATACACAGCCAACAGATACGGCCCTGGTCTTTATTGGAAGTTATAGCAGCGAATACAGCAAGCAGCTCGAA
This window of the Spirosoma aerolatum genome carries:
- a CDS encoding DUF2304 domain-containing protein is translated as MNAVGLLTPIQLLLIVLLGLLFIASLRVFKDRLYLRVLFMLGLTAAVVFIVYPSLTVYLALLVGVGRGVDLIFYLLFLVIIFALISMYRRILRLDETLTNIIRKEALRDGKKLN
- a CDS encoding glycosyltransferase family 4 protein; this encodes MKVLIASFTFPPEENGVSFVAYQHALGLHKAGYEIEIATSRQANRVHEQWPMFRIHEFAVSGNGVWVRPFRGEIEAYRQFLTEFDGDVIFFHAWESWPLELAVDVLPQIRAKTVVVSHGLSFTWRPPGLSGYLRWLVFQPYGFSFRKKLSQFDHRVFLTQKVDKIRFYDHYLAQQQGIQDYTVIPNGPSLQNTPLPAGKTFRETYQIAPRRVILCVSNYYPTKGQHDLLAAFLDTQPTDTALVFIGSYSSEYSKQLEKQAGNLLNKTVYLLTAISRDQVAAAYREAVLFATASQVDVQPLMLIDAMAFGLPFVALDVAGISEFPGGITYRSPAELRQSLTELLQDDAKRSELAHQGLEAVRKTYNWATIIGQYQTLIEQLTQPSEVAR
- a CDS encoding glycosyltransferase family 2 protein, translating into MTSKRVFILIPSYNEANVIRKTIASLKGPYEIVLIDDASTDNTSQVVAGLPIYYLRHTVNLGQGAALQTGMTFAYQQGADIVVHFDADGQHNPNDIPRFIDELERRKLDVVLGSRFLLREDRVSVPAFKQVILKVATLINGIITGLWLTDAHNGFRVMNRRSLGLIRLKENRMAHATEILAEIYRHKLNVVEMSTHITYTDYSKAKGQSWTNSLNILFDLFVNRYLRS